Within the Bacteroidota bacterium genome, the region TATGTGGGCATCGGCACCACCGATCCGCGTTGGAATCTAGAGGTATTCAATCCTACTAGTACTGACAGCGATGTGTCGCTTACGCTGTATAACAGTAGGACCAATAGAGATGCCATCATTAGGCTGTACACACTGACGGATGACAACGATGCAGCCATCTTTGTTGATGAGTCGGATCAGCAAAAGCTGAAGTTCTCTGCAGGCGTTGTAACCGATCCTACAGCCCTTTCAAGTAGCACGAGGATGACCCTGACCCAGGCGGGTAACCTCGGTATCGGTACCACCGCCCCCCTAGCACGGCTGCATGTAGAAGGACCTAGTGGGAGTACCCTACGTATAGTAGACGGCAACCAGAGCGCTGGCCGGGTACTAACCAGCGATGCCAGCGGGAATGCTACCTGGCAGTCTGCCCCGGTGATTGGGAGCGGCACTGCTGGACGAGTAACCTACTGGCAAGGTACTACCCAGATAGCAAGTTCGGGTATGACCTGGGATAACACCAATGGCCGGCTGGGCATAGGCACCACCGCTCCCACTCAGCTTCTACACCTCCTGAATCCGTCAACGCAGGCACAGGACGCCCTATTACTTATCGAAAATGATCGACCAAGCCACGATGTTGGCTTGGTACTCTTTAGCGAAGTGGGCGGCAATGATGCCAGTGTGTTTCTGGATGCTGCGGACAATGATGCTCTCAAGTTTTCCATGGGCGATAACATGACCCAGCAAAGCACCCGGCGTGGCCAGGCAAGAATGACCCTGACCCAGGCGGGTAACGTAGGCATAGGCACCACAACCGCCCCCCTGGTACGGCTGCATGTAGAGGGGCCTAGTGGGAGTACCCTACGCATAGTAGACGGTAACCAGAGCGATGGCCGGGTACTGACCAGCGATAACAATGGCGTGGCGAAGTGGGCACCCCTACCGAGCCTTACGGGCGGAACCGCCAACCGCATGACCTATTGGAGTAGCGCGAGCCAGCTGAGTAGTACTTCGATTTCCTGGGATGCCACCAACAGCCGGCTCGGTATAGGCACCACAACACCCACTGCAAGCCTTCATATAGCAGGTGCAGGTACCTTTCGCCTGGAGAATGGTGCTGCAGCGAACTTGGTGCTGACCAGCGATGCCAGCGGAAACGCCAGCTGGCAGACCCTGCCCCCCGCCACCCTGAGCGGAGGCACCAACGGCCGCGTAACCTACTGGACGGGCACGGGCACAGTAGCTGCCGGAACAAATTTGGCCTGGGATAATGCAAATAACCGGCTGGGCATAGGCACCACCACACCCTCCGTCGCCCTTGACGTGAAAACCACCACTGGCTTCGTAGCAAATCTGGAGATGTATTCCAACACAACGAGTGCCGTGTTAAGTATTGGGAGCTCAGTTGGTTCTTCCCCGGGTAATTTTAATGCCCTCCCCTCTGGTTCGGTCTTAGGTACAATTAACCTCCGGGGCACAAATGGAACTGCTTTTCGAATAGGCGCGGCCATAACTAGCCAGGCAGAAGAAGGCTGGACTGCAAGCCGAAATGGTGCCAGTCTTCGCTTTCAGACCACAGAAAATACTACCAACGCACTCCAAACCCGAATGACCATTAACCATGACGGCAATGTGGGCATAGGCACCACCGATCCGACATGGAAACTGGATATAAGGAACCCAACAGCAACCAATGACGATGTTTGTATGGGCCTGTGGAATGATAGAGCCAACCGGGATGCCATCATTCGCCTGCACACCCTTGCTGGAGCCGAGGATGTTGGCATCTTTCTGGATGAGACCGATGGGCGAAAGTTGAAGTTTGCATTGGGCGACGTAGCCACCGACGCAAATCTCCAGAATAACACTCGTATTACCATTACACAGACTGGCCGGGTGGGCATAGGCACCACTGACCCACGTGTGCCCCTGGATGTGCAGGGGTTTAATGATCTAACTGGTAACTTCGCGTTCTATGCAAGAGTCATTACTCCTGGCCCTACCTTAGGCGACCCATTTACCGGGGAGGCCAGCGGTCTAGTCCCTGTGGGCATCCGCTCCAATTCGCGCATCTGGGCTGTGGAGTTTAATGCTACCTCCGACGCGCGGGTAAAGCGCATACTGGCCCGCCCGGAGCCGCAGCAGCAGCTGGCCGAGCTGCGCAGGCTGCAGGTAACCCAATACAAATACCTGGATAGCCTGCAGCATGGCACCGCGCCCAAAACCGGCTTTATCGCCCAGGAGGTGGAGCAGGTGCTGCCCGATGCCGTGCACCGGAATACGGACTATATCCCCAACGTGATGCAGTATGTAGCCCAGGTGGCCCCTACGCCCGATAGTACGGGCATCGCCTTCCGCCTGGCCCCTGGCCACGGCCTGCAGGCCGGAGACCGGGTGCGCATCTATGCTAAGGCGGGCACGCAAACGCCGCTGGTAACTGCCGTAGATGGCGCACATGTAACGGTGGAGAAATGGGATGGAGACTTGACTGAGGGCCTATTTGTGTACGGTAAGGAGGTGAACGACTTTCGTACCATCGACTACGACCGCCTCTTTACCGCCGGCATAGGCGCCATACAGGCCCTGGACCACCAGCAGCAGCGCACCACCACCCGCCTGGATAAGCTGGAGACGGCCCAGGCGGCAGGCAGCGCCGAGCTGAAGGCCCTGCTACAGCAGCTGCTGGAGCAAAACCAGGCTCTGCGCCAGGAGGTGGAGGCCCTCAAGACCCAGAGCCGTACGGCCGAGTGCTAGCCGCCCGGGCGGAATGCGGAGGTAGCCCCCGCTGTAGGGCTGGGGGGGCAGCAGTTCAGTCGGCACTGGTGCGCCTGGGTGTGTGCCTGGCCCCCGGTGGGGTGGGGTAGGCCAGGGGCTAAGTGTCTCTGTCTGTGTGGGATCCGTTCGTAGCGGGTGGTAGGTACCCTTGGGCGCGTTTCAGGCTTTTCTCCCCGTATTTACTCTTTATCAGGTCTAGCGCCCGTATCAGTTTTTGTTCCCTGGGGTGGTCTTCAAACAGGCTTAAGGGACGGCCCCCCGCCTGTAGCTCCGTCAGGCGTATGCCTATCAGTCGATAGGGCGTTCCATCCCGGTACAGGTGGTGAAACAGGCCCCGCGCTATGGGGATAAAGTCCTGCTCGCTATCCGATAGCGGAATGCGCCGCTGCAGGCCATAGGTAGTAAAGTTGCTGTGCCGCAGCTTTAGCCCTACACAGCCGGCCACCAGGCCCAGCCTGCGCAGCTCGTACGCACTCTTTTCGGCCAGGCGCATCAGCCGGGCCTCTAGCTGCCGTCGGTCTTGCACATCCTCCAGAAAAGTACGTTCGTGGCCCAGGCTCTTGCGTACCCGCGTGCCGCCCACGCTGCTGCTACCCAGGCCCTGTGCCCTGCGCCACAGGTAGCGGCCTGCCTTTCCCAGCTTCTGCTCCAGCTGGGCCTCTGTTTGCTGCTGCACGTCTCGCAGGGTGTATAGGCCCAGCGCCGTTAGCCGCACCAGGGTTTGCTTGCCCACCATAGGTACCTCGGCTACTGGCCGGGGGGCCAGCCAGGCCAGCTCGGTGCCTGGCCGTACCCACAGTTCGCCATTGGGCTTGGCCGCATTAGTAGCCATCTTGGCCAGCGTACGGGTGCGGCCCATGCCCATGCTGATGGGTAGGCCAGTCTCCAGCTGTATGCGCCTGCGTAGCCGCTGGGCAAAGGGCCAGGCACCCCCGGCATAGCGGTCTAGCCCGCTCAGGTCGCAGTAAAACTCATCTATGCTCGCCACCTCATATACCGGCACTTCCTCGGCTATGATGCTGCGCACCAGCCTGCTGTGCTGCCCGTAGGCCTGGGGGTCTCCGGGCAGGAAGATGGCCTGTGGGCACAGCCGCTGCGCCCTGCTGCCCGGCATGGGTGCGTGTATCCCCAGGGCGCGTGCCTCATAGCTGGCACTTACCACCACCCCCCTGCGGCCCAGCCCGCCCACTACCACCGCTTGCCCTTTCAGGCTCGGGTTCTTCAGTATCTCTACCGACACAAAGAAGGAATCCAGGTCCAGGTGCAGGACGCAGGGTAGGGCCTTCGCATGATACGCCATAGCGAAAGTTACACCCGGACGTGCCCTTGCACAAGACAAAATAGGGCCTTCGGCACCCCATTACCCCGTCAGGCCATACAGCAGGGCGTATAGCACAATGCTGAGGGATGGGTAGCCTGCTGTGATGACAAAATACCGGAGGCTTCGTTCCTCAAAGGCACAGTTCATCCCCACCATCAGGGCATGGAAGATGGCCACCGGGGGGCCTACTAGCATGGCCCCTATCCAGCCCTCTACCCGATACATGGCAAACAGCAGGGTGAGCAGCCCGAAGGTAAGTAGCCCAAACAGCAGGGCTTTTTTCAGGGCTGCCAGGGCTGCCTCTCGGCCCACATCTGCGGGTTTCATACCGGCCTCTTGCATCCACACGGCCCCAAACAGCTTGCTATACCACAGGAAGCCCAGCAGCTGGTGCAGTACGATGCCGATAGGCAGGGCCAGCCAGGGCACCTGGGTGGCACTGTGCGAAATCCACTTGTAGTGAAATTCCGTCAGCCGGTCGGCCCCGATTACGTAGTAGTATTGCACGGCATTGCCCAGGGCCAGTGCTAGCAGGATAATAAAAACATAGCCCACGTTTATCCACCACAGCCGGGCAGGTTTTCGCTCATAGGCATAGTTGGTAGCTACCAGGTTGCCATGGATCAGGGTGAGCACCAGGGCCACAATGCCCAGGTTCAGGGCAGTGGGCCGCATCATATCGGGCTGCAAGATCACCCCCAGGTGAAGGAGTGCGGCCAGCATAGCCAGTGCCCCCAGTATACGGCTCTTTGGCTGGAAGGAATATCCACCGGGCCTGCTTGCCAGGCCCGTATCCACCAGCCAGGCCCGCCCAAACAGGCCACCGGGGCTATACCACAGGATGCCCACTAGAAAATAAAGCACAAAGGCTGCGAAGATAGCCGGGTAATAGACGGACTCTATACCCTGTAGGAGGAGATCAATCATGACAACTTGGTTTTATTTAATGTACGTACATTGATTTATTTAGCAAGTCTACGCAATTTATCCAGAACGAAAAAGTGCTGTGTCCCTGTTGTTCTAAATTAATATCGAACTTTGGCCTGTGAACTATCTGATCCGAAGCCTGCGGCCCTTCCTGGTCCACTACCGCTGGCTGCTTGTGTGGGGCATTGTATTTATTGTCATTAGCAATCTGCTCGCGGTGTTTCCGGCCCAGGTGGTGCGAGACGGATTTGACCTGGTGCGCGAATACCTGCTGCTACACCAGCTAACGGACGGCTATGCCGCAGATGCGCAGGTGGTGGCAGATGGGGTAGCGGCAGGGCTTTTGTATGGGGTCATCCTGGTGGTTATGGCCATTCTGCGTGGTGTATTCCAGTTTTTTATGCGGCAAACACTCATTGTGATGAGCCGAAAAATAGAATACGAACAGAAGAAGCAGCTATTCGACAAATTTCAGACCTATAGCCTGCGCATGCTGCGCAAGCTGCGCACCGGCGACCTGATGGCACGCATAAGTGAGGACATAAGCAATGTGCGCATGTTTACCGGCCCGGCCATCATGTACACCATCAACACAATTACGCTTTTCATCATCATCCTGGCCGTAATGCTGGCCGTGAATGCTGAGCTGACCCTGTATGCGCTTCTGCCCCTGCCCCTGCTAGTCGTTTCCATCTATCTGGTGCACAGGGTGATCATCAAGCGAACAGACGAGCAGCAGCAGCAGCTCTCGGTACTGAGCAACTTTACCCAAGAGGCATTTTCGGGCATACGGGTGCTGAAGGCCTATGCACGCGAGCAGAATACAGCCGAGCGATTTGAGCAGGAGAGCAAGGAGTACAAGCGGCGTGCCATGCGGTTGGTAAAGATTGATGCGCTGTTTTTTCCTACCATTATGCTCATGATAGGGCTTAGCACCCTCTTTACCATCTGGCTTGGTGGCCACTCTGTTATAGCCGGTACCATCAGCTATGGCAATATCGCCGAGTTTATTATCTACATCAACCTGCTGATCTGGCCGGTAACGTCGCTGGGGTGGGTTACTAGCCTGAGCCAGAGTGCCGTAGCTAGCCAGAAGCGGATAGATGAGATGCTGGCCATGGAGAGCGAGCTGCACTTTCCGCCCACGGCCGAGCCGCCTGCCCACTACGACCTGCGCGTGGAAGCAGCCAGCCTGACCTACACGGACACCGGCATTGCTGCCCTACAGCACATTAGCCTGCAGCTGCCTGACGGGCACACCCTGGGCATAGTGGGGCCTACCGGCAGCGGCAAGTCTAGCCTGGCCAACCTGCTGGTGCGCTTTATGGACCCGGATACTGGCCAGGTGCTGCTGGGCGGCCGCCCGCTACCCCAGTATACCGAGGCACAGCTCCGCCAGTGTTTCGGCTATGTGCAGCAGGATGTACTGCTGTTTTCGGATACCATTGCCAACAACATTGCCTTTGCCAAACCCGGGGCCAGCCGGGCGGAAGTGGAGGCTGCGGCCCGGTTTGCAGGTGTTTTTGAGGACATTGTGCATTTCCCCAAGGGGTTTGATACCCTGGTGGGCGAGCGGGGCGTAACGCTGAGTGGCGGACAGAAGCAGCGGGTGTCTATTGCCCGTGCCTGGCTGTCCAGGCCGCGCATCTTTATCCTGGACGATGCCCTGAGTGCCGTGGATACCCAAACAGAAGAGTACATCCTGGCCAACCTGAAGGACCCTGCCCTGTATGGCGGTGTGGCCCCCTCGGTTATCATTATCAGCCACCGCATCCACTCGGTGCAGCATGCCGATCAGATCATTGTGCTGGAGGATGGCATAATGAGCCAGCAGGGCACACACAGCACCCTGCTGGCGCAGGAGGGCCTGTATGCCCGCCTATACACCCGGCAGCAGCTGGAGGCAGAGCTGTCTACCGAGCAGCAGGCTCTGTAGGCCCGGGTGCTATCGTTGTGCCCGCTGCTCCAGCTCCCGGGCCTTGTCTGCAAACAGCGTGAGCAGCCCTGCCTCGCTGGCTGGGCACACCCCCCGTTCGGTAATCAGGGCTGTTACCAGCCTTGCCGGTGTAACATCAAAACCCGGATTGGTGGCAGGGGTATCGGGTGGGCAGATGCGTACCCGGCTTAGCGCCTGCTGGGCCTCGTCCCAGCCCTGTATGTAGCGCACCTCGTCTGGCCCCCGGTCTTCAATCGGGATTTCGGCTATACCGTCTTGCAGGCCGAAATCGATGGTGCTACCGGGTAGCGCTACGTAGAAGGGTACGGCATTGTCCTTGGCAGCCAGGGCCTTCAGATAGGTGCCTATCTTGTTTGCCACATCGCCGGTGCGGGTGGTGCGGTCGGTGCCCACTATGCACAGGTCTACCAGGCCCTGCTGCATCAGGTGCCCCCCGGCATTATCTACAATTAGCTGCACCGGTATGCCGTGCTGCTGCAGCTCCCAGGCAGTCAGGTTGCTGCCCTGGTTGCGCGGGCGGGTTTCGTCTACCCACACCTGCAGGGCTATACCGGCATCGTGCGCCAGGTAGATGGGTGCGGTGGCAGTGCCATAGTCTATACACCCCAGCCAGCCGGCATTGCAGTGGGTAAGGATGCGTACGGGCTCTCCGGCAGGCTTCTGCTCGGCTATGGTGCGTATAAGTGCCAGTCCGTGCTCGCCTATGGCGCGGCACTGGTCTATATCCTCTTGCCGGATCGTATCGGCCAGGGTGCGCAGCAGCCGCACGCTGTCTTCGGCATCCGCCTGGCTTTCGGCCCATGCCTGCAGGCATCGGTCTACCGCCCAGGCCAGGTTTACGGCCGTGGGGCGGGCCGCCTTTAGTGCCTGGGCTGCCTGCTGCAGCTGCTCCCCCAGGGTGGCAGGGCTGTGTGCTACAGCCTCGGCAGCGGCTAGCCACATGCCATAGGCAGCCGTTACACCTATTAGCGGCGCGCCGCGCACCGTCATATCCCGTATGGCCGCCACGGCATCCGGGTAGTGCTTCAGCTCTATGATCTCCATCTGGTGGGGCAGCTTGCGCTGATCCCACACTGCTATGGTGGGCTGGGCTCCCTCTACCACCCACAGGGTCTGGGTAGACCTTCCATGTACCTTCATGCTACAAAGGAAACAAAGCTTATGACAGCATTTTTATCTTTCTTTCTGTCTATTTGGCTGTCTATTGGGCGGGGTTAATGACAAAATGGCAATTTGTGGGACTGTAATCGGGCTGGTACGGAATGTGAAGTGCCTTCTTTGTAAACGTAAAACCCTAAACACTTAAAACAATGAAATCACTTGCCAAACCCCAAACCAACCTGGTACCCACCAGCTTTTCGGATCTGTTTGATCGCTTCTTCAACGAAAGCGTGAACCAATTCTCGCAATCGGTAGCCTTTGTACCCCAGGCAGATGTATTCGAAACCGAAGACGCTTATCACATCCACCTGAATGTGCCGGGCATAGACAAGAAGGACATCAACGTGGAGGTGCAGGAGGGAATCCTGACGATAAGCGGAGAGCGCAAAAAGGTAGCGGAGGACAAAAAGGCCCATCGGATAGAGAGCTATTACGGTGGTTTCAGCCGCAGTTTCCGTGTGCCGGAAAAAGCCAAGGGAGACGCCGTAAAGGCCCGGTATGAGAATGGGGTGCTGGAGATAACCCTGCCCAAGGATGAGCAGAAAACCAAGCGATTCAACGTAGATGTAATCTAGGCCCCCAGCCCTCCGGTAGCAGTTTGAGTAGGGAAGCGCCAGCTCCGGATGGGGTTGGCGCTTTTTTGCAGCGGGCAAAGAATGCGTTAATTTTGGGTCGTGTCTGTGTTTTTCTCTTTCGTGCTCTTCCTGCTACCAGCCATGGCCTGGGCGCAGCTGCCTGCGGGCAGGGCTGTATGGTCGGATACCACCAGCCGCCATCTAGTAGATACGCTGCTGCCAAATCCCGAGCACCCACAGCTATACCCCCGCACCAAGGCCCTAAGTATTGTAGAGCGTGACTACCTGGAAGACCTGGAAGCCGTGGGGGGACGGATGGTCTCTCCCTACCATAGCCTGGTAAACTTTCTACTCTTTACAAAGTCTACCTACTACTATCCGGTTTATGCCCTTGGCAGCTTCGACACCCGCAGCCTGGACAGCGCCCACGCTATCCTGCTACTACAAAAGCTGAAAAAGGTACTGGACGGAAGAGGGGTATATATTTACCTGGAAGAGGTACCGCGCGACACAAACTACCTCGACAGTGCCACCCAGCGGCCACGCTATTACCTGAACCCGGACTATCCCCGCTTATATGTTGAGCGAGTGGCTGGCCAGTGGATGTTCACACAAGAAACGATAAAAGCCATTCCCGAACTGTATTCGGAGCTGTATCCGCTGGGTATAGACAAGGTACTGAGCCTGGTGCCAGGCAACTGGAAGCAGCAAAAACTGGTGGGAGATCTGAGTGCGTTTAGCCTATTCCTGCTAGCCGTGTGGCTGCTAATAGCCCTACTGCTATACCGGGTGCTCGCCTGGATCCTATCTGGCCTGGCACTACAGCTGCTACAGTGGCTACAGATAGGGCACTTTGTCCGCCGGTTTACCAACCCCGTTGCTCGCCCACTTAGCATTGCGCTCATCATCTGGTGGATACAGTACTTTGTGCCTGCGCTGGAGCTGCCCCCGAGTTTTACCCGCTACCTGCTCTATTCCTTCAGCATATCGCTACCCGTGGTGGTTACCGTACTGGCCTATAGGCTAGTAAGTGTGCTAGGTGCCTACCTGAAGCGCCTGGCTGCCAAAACATCCAGCAAAACGGACGACCAGCTGCTACCTGTAGCACTCAAGGTTATTCGCATCCTGATTGTGCTTGTGGGTATTCTTTTTATCCTCAGCAATTTTCATTTTGACCTGACGGCAGTTATTGCTGGTCTTTCCATTGGTGGCCTGGCCCTGGCCCTGGCGGCGCAAGACACGGTGAAGAACTTCTTCGGCTCGGTGATGATCTTCGTAGACCGACCCTTTCAGATAGGCGACTGGGTGAAGCTGGGGGGTGACATGGAGGGAACAGTGGAGGAGGTGGGCCTACGGGCCACGCGCATACGCACGTTCTACAACTCGCTGGTGTATGTGCCCAATGCCCTGCTGGCCGAGCAGATGGTGGATAACATGGGCCTACGCCACTACCGCCGTATGCGGGTGAAGCTGAACCTGCAGATGAACACCCCCCCAGACCTGATAGAGGCCTATGTGAAGGGCCTGCGGGAGATGGTGCGCCTCCACCCGGATACCCGCAAGGATATGTACGAAATACACCTGAACGACGTATCGGCCAGCAGCCTCGAAGTTCAGTTTTACATTTTCTTCCGCTGCCCCAGCTGGAGCGAGGAACTGGAGGCACGCCAGGAGGTGCTACTGGGCATAGTGAGGCTGGCGCATGCACTGGGGATACGCTTTGCCTACCCCACCCAAACTCTGCATGTGGAGACGGTGTCTGGCCAGCCAGCCCAGGCT harbors:
- a CDS encoding tail fiber domain-containing protein, which translates into the protein TERGMLIYNTTQDRVQVWNGTLWQDAGGSSGPWMQTGDNVYPTDNAAYVGIGTTDPRWNLEVFNPTSTDSDVSLTLYNSRTNRDAIIRLYTLTDDNDAAIFVDESDQQKLKFSAGVVTDPTALSSSTRMTLTQAGNLGIGTTAPLARLHVEGPSGSTLRIVDGNQSAGRVLTSDASGNATWQSAPVIGSGTAGRVTYWQGTTQIASSGMTWDNTNGRLGIGTTAPTQLLHLLNPSTQAQDALLLIENDRPSHDVGLVLFSEVGGNDASVFLDAADNDALKFSMGDNMTQQSTRRGQARMTLTQAGNVGIGTTTAPLVRLHVEGPSGSTLRIVDGNQSDGRVLTSDNNGVAKWAPLPSLTGGTANRMTYWSSASQLSSTSISWDATNSRLGIGTTTPTASLHIAGAGTFRLENGAAANLVLTSDASGNASWQTLPPATLSGGTNGRVTYWTGTGTVAAGTNLAWDNANNRLGIGTTTPSVALDVKTTTGFVANLEMYSNTTSAVLSIGSSVGSSPGNFNALPSGSVLGTINLRGTNGTAFRIGAAITSQAEEGWTASRNGASLRFQTTENTTNALQTRMTINHDGNVGIGTTDPTWKLDIRNPTATNDDVCMGLWNDRANRDAIIRLHTLAGAEDVGIFLDETDGRKLKFALGDVATDANLQNNTRITITQTGRVGIGTTDPRVPLDVQGFNDLTGNFAFYARVITPGPTLGDPFTGEASGLVPVGIRSNSRIWAVEFNATSDARVKRILARPEPQQQLAELRRLQVTQYKYLDSLQHGTAPKTGFIAQEVEQVLPDAVHRNTDYIPNVMQYVAQVAPTPDSTGIAFRLAPGHGLQAGDRVRIYAKAGTQTPLVTAVDGAHVTVEKWDGDLTEGLFVYGKEVNDFRTIDYDRLFTAGIGAIQALDHQQQRTTTRLDKLETAQAAGSAELKALLQQLLEQNQALRQEVEALKTQSRTAEC
- the dinB gene encoding DNA polymerase IV, giving the protein MAYHAKALPCVLHLDLDSFFVSVEILKNPSLKGQAVVVGGLGRRGVVVSASYEARALGIHAPMPGSRAQRLCPQAIFLPGDPQAYGQHSRLVRSIIAEEVPVYEVASIDEFYCDLSGLDRYAGGAWPFAQRLRRRIQLETGLPISMGMGRTRTLAKMATNAAKPNGELWVRPGTELAWLAPRPVAEVPMVGKQTLVRLTALGLYTLRDVQQQTEAQLEQKLGKAGRYLWRRAQGLGSSSVGGTRVRKSLGHERTFLEDVQDRRQLEARLMRLAEKSAYELRRLGLVAGCVGLKLRHSNFTTYGLQRRIPLSDSEQDFIPIARGLFHHLYRDGTPYRLIGIRLTELQAGGRPLSLFEDHPREQKLIRALDLIKSKYGEKSLKRAQGYLPPATNGSHTDRDT
- a CDS encoding DUF1761 domain-containing protein, whose translation is MIDLLLQGIESVYYPAIFAAFVLYFLVGILWYSPGGLFGRAWLVDTGLASRPGGYSFQPKSRILGALAMLAALLHLGVILQPDMMRPTALNLGIVALVLTLIHGNLVATNYAYERKPARLWWINVGYVFIILLALALGNAVQYYYVIGADRLTEFHYKWISHSATQVPWLALPIGIVLHQLLGFLWYSKLFGAVWMQEAGMKPADVGREAALAALKKALLFGLLTFGLLTLLFAMYRVEGWIGAMLVGPPVAIFHALMVGMNCAFEERSLRYFVITAGYPSLSIVLYALLYGLTG
- a CDS encoding ABC transporter ATP-binding protein/permease encodes the protein MNYLIRSLRPFLVHYRWLLVWGIVFIVISNLLAVFPAQVVRDGFDLVREYLLLHQLTDGYAADAQVVADGVAAGLLYGVILVVMAILRGVFQFFMRQTLIVMSRKIEYEQKKQLFDKFQTYSLRMLRKLRTGDLMARISEDISNVRMFTGPAIMYTINTITLFIIILAVMLAVNAELTLYALLPLPLLVVSIYLVHRVIIKRTDEQQQQLSVLSNFTQEAFSGIRVLKAYAREQNTAERFEQESKEYKRRAMRLVKIDALFFPTIMLMIGLSTLFTIWLGGHSVIAGTISYGNIAEFIIYINLLIWPVTSLGWVTSLSQSAVASQKRIDEMLAMESELHFPPTAEPPAHYDLRVEAASLTYTDTGIAALQHISLQLPDGHTLGIVGPTGSGKSSLANLLVRFMDPDTGQVLLGGRPLPQYTEAQLRQCFGYVQQDVLLFSDTIANNIAFAKPGASRAEVEAAARFAGVFEDIVHFPKGFDTLVGERGVTLSGGQKQRVSIARAWLSRPRIFILDDALSAVDTQTEEYILANLKDPALYGGVAPSVIIISHRIHSVQHADQIIVLEDGIMSQQGTHSTLLAQEGLYARLYTRQQLEAELSTEQQAL
- the mtnA gene encoding S-methyl-5-thioribose-1-phosphate isomerase; protein product: MKVHGRSTQTLWVVEGAQPTIAVWDQRKLPHQMEIIELKHYPDAVAAIRDMTVRGAPLIGVTAAYGMWLAAAEAVAHSPATLGEQLQQAAQALKAARPTAVNLAWAVDRCLQAWAESQADAEDSVRLLRTLADTIRQEDIDQCRAIGEHGLALIRTIAEQKPAGEPVRILTHCNAGWLGCIDYGTATAPIYLAHDAGIALQVWVDETRPRNQGSNLTAWELQQHGIPVQLIVDNAGGHLMQQGLVDLCIVGTDRTTRTGDVANKIGTYLKALAAKDNAVPFYVALPGSTIDFGLQDGIAEIPIEDRGPDEVRYIQGWDEAQQALSRVRICPPDTPATNPGFDVTPARLVTALITERGVCPASEAGLLTLFADKARELEQRAQR
- a CDS encoding Hsp20/alpha crystallin family protein, with the translated sequence MKSLAKPQTNLVPTSFSDLFDRFFNESVNQFSQSVAFVPQADVFETEDAYHIHLNVPGIDKKDINVEVQEGILTISGERKKVAEDKKAHRIESYYGGFSRSFRVPEKAKGDAVKARYENGVLEITLPKDEQKTKRFNVDVI
- a CDS encoding mechanosensitive ion channel family protein, which encodes MSVFFSFVLFLLPAMAWAQLPAGRAVWSDTTSRHLVDTLLPNPEHPQLYPRTKALSIVERDYLEDLEAVGGRMVSPYHSLVNFLLFTKSTYYYPVYALGSFDTRSLDSAHAILLLQKLKKVLDGRGVYIYLEEVPRDTNYLDSATQRPRYYLNPDYPRLYVERVAGQWMFTQETIKAIPELYSELYPLGIDKVLSLVPGNWKQQKLVGDLSAFSLFLLAVWLLIALLLYRVLAWILSGLALQLLQWLQIGHFVRRFTNPVARPLSIALIIWWIQYFVPALELPPSFTRYLLYSFSISLPVVVTVLAYRLVSVLGAYLKRLAAKTSSKTDDQLLPVALKVIRILIVLVGILFILSNFHFDLTAVIAGLSIGGLALALAAQDTVKNFFGSVMIFVDRPFQIGDWVKLGGDMEGTVEEVGLRATRIRTFYNSLVYVPNALLAEQMVDNMGLRHYRRMRVKLNLQMNTPPDLIEAYVKGLREMVRLHPDTRKDMYEIHLNDVSASSLEVQFYIFFRCPSWSEELEARQEVLLGIVRLAHALGIRFAYPTQTLHVETVSGQPAQAAPYEADARRAQEQVRATLAAIQAGWRAGDKAPLAP